The genomic DNA CTACACTTGATGCCGTCTTATCAGGCGTTTTCTCTGATTTCTTATCACGAGACTGTATCATGGCGTCCGCCATATTTGTTTACAGAATAGTAATCTCAAACCCACACGAGAATGAAattaaattctataaaaaattataaaccagATTTAATCACATTAAATcttcaataaatttattaattgacTTCCTCGAAGTCatataattaaataacaaatcaattttcAAGGTTGCAATACGATGTTACTAACACACGTCAGTCCTCAACGAAAGTTGACAGTACACTGAGGTTGCGGTTGCGCAGTGCTTCTCATCTGATTGCGGAAGTGATATGAcgtaatagaaatatatttcagTAACTTACATAAaagtttattattaaatttgaatcTTAAAATGCTTACTAACCTGATTTTATTTTAGGAGGAATAACTTCAACTCCTACATTTATGATAAATGACGTAGTAGTGGCTGAAGATGACCAAGCCAACAGGTCAAAAGCTGACTGGATTAAAATAATCGATCTTATAGTGAACCAAGTATAAAaggtaataataaaattgagaatggaaatggaggaatgttttaaagagacaacaacccctACAAACAGCAAAAATCACCCGAAGGCTACCAATTGGTCTTAAACACTGCGAGAAAATCTGGCATCCAAAGGCATGTTTCAGCCGGCCCCTAAACataaatgtgtactagttcagtgataatggaggccatatcaaataaaaaaaatacataaatgaactaaaatgaAAAAGCTTTTATACTGCTGTCTTTTATCTTGCATAATTTGGTGTAAATGAATTTGACGGTTCAAAATAAAGTTAGTTCTTTAGTTCATAAATCTGAAATGTTCAAATACGATCATCAACTAAATATCTGAATTTGATATcacatataaaatgtataatgcaATGCATTCTATAATGACAGGATGTATGTTTCAGCATGCTAAATGTTCAGCTTTGAAGAAGGAAAAAACATTTGTTGTTTGCTTCACGTTaatttgcaaatatttcaaaaactttttgcAAAGTGGTTCGAACATGATCAGAATATTACCGTTTGGGAATAAAGGTTAAAATATAAGAGTGACAGAAAATTTGCTTTGAAACAGGCTACCTACAGACTTCCAAGAGAGCAGTAAGGAATTCTTGAACTAATCAGAAAGTATACTAATCTGAGACTTTGTATCACATTCGATGCCTTCATTCCCACAGGAATAGAATGCGTAGTTATAAATCCCGCAAATTGATAATACATTGAAGTACAgattgatataatttattttttgaattgatttattgattgattgattgatctgtAAAAGTGTattaatgaatttgtttttttcattttaggtGCAGTTGAAAAATTGCGATAGCGAATAACAAAATCTTAATGCATTGATGAACtaatatctacatgtattaaaCAGTTAAAAATATATCGACGTGACCTTTGTAAAGTTCATTTGGTAAAAACTAAATTGTCATAAAGTTATTTATATTGCTGAGTTTATTTGTTCTGACAGCTGTTTTCCATGTGagtgtcttttaaaaaaaacggcGCAATTTGGGTGGAAAGTTTACTATTTTCTGATGATGCAGTAATGTTTAGAAAGCATTGAACAGTTAACTTTCCATCAAAATTGTACCgaataaaatcttgaatttaCGTAGTGACcagttgcaaaaaaaaaaaaatccggagTCAAAAGTCTGCAATATGAAAATTGTCTAATAACTTACGCAAGATAGTTTTTTTTGCACTGAATTGTATGTACTCCGCAGTAAATTGTTCATGCTTAAAACATACATCATGTTAATTTCCCATACATGTACGACTGTTTCTTAAGTAAAATTATTCGGTTCTAATACATCATAGACTTTCAAATATTCTGATTTGAGTGTTCCTGCTgaaggtaaattcagaaaagcgcTACGGATGCATGAAATTtgtaacgtgttgttttcatttattcacGAATCTGAAATATGTTAAAGTTGCGAGTAACCAGCTCCTCAGATGCAAGACATATCTAACAAATATCGGTTAAAGATTTTGATGTAATCAGGTATTGGTTATACAAAAAGTCTTGTggttattaaatataattgttcGATCAGTGAAAAAAGAGCGACAACATTATAgttcaaatacaattgaaactagaggctctaaagagcctatgtcgctcaccttggtaaatgtgaattaaacaaaggaagcagacagttcatgacaaaattgtgtttaggtgattgtgatgtgtttgtacatcttactttactggacattcttgctgcttacaattatctctatctataatgaacttgtccgtgtagtttcagtggaaaatgttagaaaaatttacaaattttatgaaaattgttaaaaattgattataaaggacaataacttcttcgggggtcaattgaccattttggtcattttgacttattttttagtcttaaattgctgtacattattgctgtttacagtttatctccatctataataatattcaagataataaccaaaaacagtaaaatttccttaaaattaccaatttaggtgcagcaacccaacaatgggttgtccgattcatctaaattttcagggcagatatatcttgaccagataaataatttctcaccccttgtcagatttgctctaaatgctttgtttttgagttataagccaaaaactgcattttacccctattttctatttttagccgaagcggccatcttggttggtttgcccggtcacaaaacacaatttttaaactagatagcctaataatgattctggctatgtttggtaaaatttggcctagtagtttcagagaggaagatttttgtaaaagttaactaaaatttacaaaaaatggtaaaaaatttactataaagggcaataactcctaaaggggtcaacttaCCATTTTAGTTCTGTTGActcatttgtaaatcttactttgctgaacatttttgctgtttacagtttatctctatccataagaatattcaagataatatccaaaaactgcaaaatttccttaaaattaccaattcagggtcagcaacccaacaacgagttaTCCAGATCATCttaaattttagggcagatagattttgacctgataaacaattttaccacatgtcagatttgctctaaatgctttggtttttgagttataagccaacaactgcattttacccctatgttctatttttagccatggcggccatcttggttggttggccgggtcaaaaaacacactttttatactatatacataaatgatgattgtggccaagtttggattaatttggccccctagtttcagaggagaagatttttgtaaaagatcatggagatttacgaaaaatggttaaaaattgactataaagggcaataactcctaaagcggtcacttatttgtaaatcttattttgctgaacattattgctgtttacagtttatctccatctataataatattcaagataataaccaaaaacagtaaaatttccttaaaattaccaatttaggtgcagcaacccaacaatgggttgtctgattcatctgaaaatttcagggcagatagttcttgacctgatagaCAATTTTAtcccacgtcagatttgctctaaatgctttggtttttgagttataagccaaaaactgcattttacccctatgttctatttttagccatggcggccatcttggttggttggccggatacaaaaacacactttttaaactagatacatcaatgatgattgtggcaaagtttggttaaatttggccaagtaatttcagaggagaagatttttgtaaaagtaaacgccggacgacggacgacgacggacgccggacgcaaagtgatgggaaaagctcacttggccttttaggccaggtgagttaaaaaaaagtacgtCAAGTAAATTTTAGAAAGACTATTCTTTCTCACTGTCTAATCGACGATTTATCCTCATCTATAATGTCCGGATATAACGTTGTTTTCTCCCTACAGGATATTTCTGTTGATCCGGAGAAATGTCGTTtaaagctattaaaaaaaatgtaatatcacaaaaataccgaactccaaggaaaatttaaaacaaaatgtccaTAATAAAATGGCCaaaattcaaaagctcaaatacatcaaacaaatggataacaacagtCATAATCGTGACTTGGTACGTGCATTTTCAtgcttacttgtatgacagtcgtatcaaatccattaaattgacaacgatgtgtgaacaaaacaaacacacatcttgtggagagttgtctcataggcaattataacacatcttcttttttatttataataggtAAAAGTTCACATTTGAATGTCTACTTGCAGAGCTCTAAACGGTCCGATTACAAACACGAAAAAAAGCAATGTACCAAAAAACTATCAAGGAGAGGCGGAAGAAAAATGGATAGTATTAAAACTCATAAGTCATAATTCGGTGGTTTCAAAGTAACAAGTACAACAAAAGGAACATATCCGTTGTAATCTGcatgtgaaacagatatttttCATAACAAACTCGAGCTTGTGTTAACCTAATTTGGTAGGAATGGTTTCGACTTTACCTATTTGAATCCTTAACTAAACATATGTCTTGTAAGCAACTCTATCATGAGAGGAAACACAAACTTCTGAATGTCGCAACAACAAAAAGCTGTATACTCCATATAAATGccctgctggaatgttgctacacagaaattgaaattataaaaaaaagctgAAATAGTCTTTTCATCGAAAAGTTTTGTAGTCATCATTGTCATAGTCACATTTGAGATTTGAGtcaattgttatcaaaggtaccaaggtTATAATTAAATGCGCGAGACGCGCGTTGCGTCTACAtgatactcatcagtgacgctcagatcaaaatagttataaaaccaaacaagtacaaagttgaagagcattggggaccattccaaaatgttgtgccaaatatggacGAAGCAgatctatataaaattgagaattgaaatgggggatgtgtcaaagggacaacaacccaaccattaAGCAGATAACAGCATAAGGCatccaatgggtcttcaatgcagcgagaaaatcccgcacccggtgCGTTTTTCAGCTAGCCCCtacaaaaatatgtacaatagctcagtgataatggacgtcatactataAATGCATCCTGTGATATCATTTATCCCTAGTTCGATGTGTGAGCTATAGTTGAGGTCAACATACTAAGCAGTCACCTAACTTTGAATGGTTTAGTGATAATTCATCATTACATATAAACAACTGCGTCATTTTAGTCTCTTTATGGTTTTCTTGTTCATACCATAACACCTTTCGAATTGATGAATGTGTAATATTATTACTAGAACACTAAAACTCCGTCTGACAATGATCTTTGTCATAAAAACTCCTAACAGTAGCTGACGATGTGGGAAGAGGGTGAGCGGAAAGGGGGAGGGTGTGACGATCTTAAATAGCTATAAAGCTATCGCAAGGTCAGAATTAAGGTTACATGGGTGTCTTCCACCATCTTAGATTTTGAAATGGCATACAACAATCAGCCTAGATATTTAATGAAGTGTTTTAATTTCTAGAGTAGTATGTAATTCATGTGCAAGACTTAGATGTTAAGATAGAAAATTATgtggttttctttttctttctgtgCTCCATAACCTGTACTAAGATTTGAGACTTACAATGACGCAAGttcaaaaaaagaaagttactcatttgtaaaaaaaaaaaaaaaaaaaagcattttgttatacattgacatttttttctattctacTTTTTATAGGggcatttttttatcaaaatgcaGATGTTCGTAATTCGCATGCTTGTATACGTTGGTTGAAAAAGTCACATTCGAAATCCTGAAAAAGTTTAACTATATATACGCATCAGTGGTAGCATGGTTATATCTCATATGAAGATAAAGAATCTACAGAGATCTACATTTTTAAACAACTTGTTTTGCAGATTgactttttattctatttttttcgaTGCAggttttttctcttttttgccAGTATATCCATTTTCGAAATCCTCCCAAGAAAATCAAACGAACGTTCACTTGTGAGATTTGTTTTCCTAAACGTTATTGATTTTAAACGTTTATACATAAATTGCTTGACTTATCTTGCTATTGATTATTTGgaacagatttttatttcagatgttACTTAGTTTTACACTGatgaacattaataaaaaacTAATCAATATTGttagaaatacattttatatataagtacTATTGTTATCTTCTCGTACAGGGACATAACAGTAAATTCAGCAGGTACATTTTGATTCAACTGGAACAATCTGCTTGACCACATCGAGTTGAGTATTCAAATACGCCTATTACACAttctatataaatgtatgttaatAATATGATAcacatgtaacaataataaataatttcttaCTTACTTTCTCACTAACTTACTTACGCAGTATTTAGCGATTAAATGCAGCATATTTAGTCAACACGTTCAAATTCTGGAATAACGTTACCACAGATTTGTATCCATGTATGATTTtcatgaaaaagaaaacattgatttaaaacaaaggcaaattacaaaattatcatattttaacctgtctgaatttcaaaatcatatttcaaatcTAATGGCATGATTTAAAAACGAAGACTATTGTTTCtgtgaattttttgtttttatatctgtATTATATGTCGAAGCTGATAAGGAGTCTTAGGCGGGGGTTGACGCTGGTGCACACGTTTTTCCAGTTGATCCCATGGCTGATCATTAGGATTCCAAAAAGTCCGGTGATTTGGAAGGCCAAGATAGCACATTGATGATATTCTGCAAGTCCAAACATAGCGATTTTCAGACAAAAAAGTTGTCTGAAACCGATTTAAGATATCTTGCTGCtatatcattttgtttcttgcattcataccacattctctcaatgtaattttagtattagagatttgcaaataaaaacaaaatggctatgcacttttaaaatgataaaacttgATTCAGATTCGGTacaaaaagaacatttttatataacccagcaatctaattaaaaaccaatctCTCATCGCTCCAGTTTTCTGATATGTCTTGGGCTCCCACGCGACGTATCAGAAAGTGGGAGCGATGAgagattgttttttaattagattgataaCCCAGTTAAATATAGACTCAagataaatttgtcataatcaaACAATTGTATtgcaagtacatgtatattatctGTGGTTCTGTTTcttatcttttaaattattttatgtttctaatattttttatttgtagataAAGATGTTCGgtaaattaattttagtaatACTTCCATTGGCTATCGAAACTACTCCTGTTCCTCCAAGACCTTTGGGATTTATATATGGAGACCAAAGTACAAATGTTGCGCCAGTCGAGTTCGATGTCTACATGGGACCTCTTTGTCCAGACAGCCAAGATGCCTTACCAACTTTAGTCAAACTTGCAGACCATTACGGACCGGAAAAGTTAAGACTACGCATGCATCTGTTTCCTCTACCGTATCATAGAAATTCATTCCTGGTTGCTATGGTAATTTCTAATTGTCTTGTTAATTAAGAGAGTCTACGTAATAATTTTTGTACGGAATGATAATGGTTGTGTCGTTGAAACATAAACGTTCAATACTCCGACTTTTActtgaaattaagaaaatacaaatatatcgttCAAATGAGAAAgattaaaaatcatgaaaaatacacTAAAAAGTTTCCTTTGACTGAGTCATTTTTTCTGGTTTTtacttcatcaggaacgctaaAATCCAAATATTTTGGAGTAAACCACTCCAAGAGGGaggtatggttttttttatcagagtCAAATTGTTTCCCCGTGCAAAGCGcgaacatttcttttttatttacaacGCTCACCATTTAACACTATATGGTTTGGGGGGAAATCAagattcagaatattttgtttgtcatCTGCTTAACCACAatacttttttcattaaattgggGATCACCCTAACCTAGTGTCATGGAAATAACCTCCAATCAGCTCCAATATTTGAAATTTCGATCTAACAGCATGCACAGTTGTTCCCTTTTAAACAGATATTATGTATTTAACAGGGAACCCATTCAGTGGACAAGATGACCAACGGAAACATGACATTTGTCTGGGCACAAAATGTATACAGCCATCtcgatatattttatgataagaCTCTCACCGAGGACCAAGTTATATTGTATGTACCTTATTTATTCAATTCATATTCAATAATTTATGGTCAATAAATAACGATGTAAtcacatttttataaacttttatttatacctTGCAATctaaaatgattgattgattgatgattgattgattgattaattgattggttggttgattgattgattgattgattgattgattgattgattgattgattgattgattgattaattgattggttggtaggttggttggttgattgattaattgatttgttggttgattgattaatttatcGATGGTTATAGATACTTTCAGCAGTATGTTCCTATTTCATGTCCGTCCCTTTATATTGGTAGAGAAAGCCGGAATGCTCAGAGAGAATCAACGATCTTCGGCAGGTAAACTGACAATCCTAAATACGGAATTCGAACTCGTAACCGTAGTTTTGAAAAGCTACTGATGCATTAGTTGGACTACTAAGTCGACCTGCATCTTCAGTTAATTTGCGCATATATACTATTATTATCATTAAATCAATTCTGAGAAACATGCACGGAGAAGGAAAATTATATTCAGTTTTATtgctttatttttgttcttagCTTCTATCTGTGATATATTAAGaatattaatctattgcaataaaaaatcataatatctaataaaatttgtagatttagctaactaagtccttatatttgtataaagtaacattTGTTCAAAGCGGAAAATAGTTTTAACGTTCATTCAGCTACAATGAAATATTGCTTGCCGGTCCCTCTCTGTGATTTGAATTAGATAACGCTGGTTCATTTCCCAATCTATCTATCATCAAAAGAAGATAATTAATTCGATTTACATTCATAGTCtctttcaaaaatgatgaacggttctttatattggtatgtaatcattttaaacgtttcaaatttttgaaattatattcgtacatcaatgtttttgatacactaataacaaaaactgaaatatattgaattgatacactttgtaattattcaaaattatatcagaaacttaaacttaattataaaataattaacctgttaaggggagagaatactcgcataactttttcgaattgaCACATAATACAACGAAATGTCACTCTTGCATACGAATGGCACATCAATAGATTATTTTAACTGCGCAATCGTCCGacaccttcaatgatgattttaaattataattataaccaaaagttttaatctatagatagtgaagactaatgaaagctaaccaactgtaaaaatatttttttgcaattttttaaaacttcctcagaaAAATGATCCAGCCACTTGACTTTCAAAGCTgaaaattaacgtttttacacaatatttgaataaagtagttaaagattattcgcttctcaaagtgtaagacgcaataaaaatcgtatgcGTGCACCTTCCGACagaaatacggatttaattaagtcctgaacatttcgacatttcttcgtatatttataaacaaaaccgGTTTAACCAAATCACAAGtacgtgttaagatccgactaaatacctatttcccgatatggtcaggtaaaattgctaATATGTTGTTCTTTATCTAAAGAAAAATGGTAGAGCTAGCAAAAAGCATGGGATTACCGGAAGTTGAATTCAAACAGCTGACAACAAATAGTGGAATCAATGACGAGTGTCGAGTCGAATGGAAACATGGTTGTTCGAGTAAGCATTGTTTTTGCCTccttataaatgtttaaatataaaaactatatataataattcaacTTATGGTATATTCACAACTGTCTGCTGATTATCATTAGCCCAGTCATTATCTAAAATTCTAAAATGACGTCCTTATTTCgcaaaatgttttacaaagccgtgaatagacaactttcgagttcgtttgtttccgtcaaaaactttggttttagtgaacatcatttgtgcgtttagagGAGTCGTCACTTCCGTTCCTATTTTGAGCGAgtgattgaattttttttttttttggctaaaTGGCACGGATCATTCGTGCTAATTAAattcagcactgctgtcattagggcaTATGATTAAATACttaacgaaaaaatatgatttaaggaatgactgtaatattttatctgtcaatgaagaaataacatcaaaaatgtgGTGTTCACTGAATAACTCGTGTAGCGGTTTTtttaagtgtgcaccacatttttgctgttatttcgaatagacagaaaaatataacagtGATGTCATTCCTTATATTGTAATGCTTAGCCGcggtaaatcatgaaaaaatgttgttgAAGTCACTGTCAcatgataaaattatgtttatgaGCTGATAGACAAACCACTGTCAgtcaatcagaagacgtgtaaACTCggaaatttaattatttctagTTAACCTGCATTATGACGATCACAAAAACGTTTGAAGAACTTAAATAGAGCAAGGATACGATATTTTCGTACTCTTCTACCTAGAGAAATACAGTATATGTCCTATAAGAATCGAAATAGTTCCTtaatgtcatgctctatgctaattttaacatgggtaTACATTAAGTttgaccatatttttttttcgcttcCGCTCAGTGTAAATTATCGACATGGGAAGTATCTTTTGTATTATTCCTTTTATCTccgattttaaaaaaaatactagtagTGTTTTTCCTTGAATCGTATCAATGAATCAATATACGATATATGCATGTATGGTGTTGTGTCGCAGATAAAATAACAACCCCGAAAAATAATGTCAAGGGGAGATAAAAGTTGACgccttatacatgttatataaacatgtttttgactTAACAATGTGATTAAAAT from Mytilus trossulus isolate FHL-02 chromosome 8, PNRI_Mtr1.1.1.hap1, whole genome shotgun sequence includes the following:
- the LOC134727813 gene encoding uncharacterized protein LOC134727813, which translates into the protein MAKIQKLKYIKQMDNNSHNRDLIKMFGKLILVILPLAIETTPVPPRPLGFIYGDQSTNVAPVEFDVYMGPLCPDSQDALPTLVKLADHYGPEKLRLRMHLFPLPYHRNSFLVAMGTHSVDKMTNGNMTFVWAQNVYSHLDIFYDKTLTEDQVILKMVELAKSMGLPEVEFKQLTTNSGINDECRVEWKHGCSRGITSTPTFMINDVVVADDDQANRSEADWIKIIDPILNQE